Below is a window of Xylocopa sonorina isolate GNS202 chromosome 14, iyXylSono1_principal, whole genome shotgun sequence DNA.
ATCCTTTCAAACCCCCTCTTCTCGCGAAAATAGGGGTAATTAACTCGAGCGCTGGCTCTCGTCTACGAATTCACCCTCGCGATTTATTTCGTCGTCCACTTGGAAATTTCTAAGCTGATCACTTTGTTTTAGAGGACCAATATTGTGAATAgagttgtttgaaaaaaaaatatttctgtCAGTTCTTTGATTGGAATTAATATAACGTATAAGAAATTTAATTAGTGTCCTCCTAGTACTTTTAGCTATCCACAGcgtgaaaatattaattaataatccTACAATTGCACTTGAACAGCAGAAACTTTTTCTAATCGAAAGCAACAACGACAACAAAAATTCAAGTCAGTTCCTCAATGAAAATAAtgtataaataatttaattagtgACTTCTTAGTAGTTTTAGCTATTCACAGTATGCAAATATAAATTGTTAATCCTATAATTGCACTTGAACAGCAGAAACATTTTCTAATCGaaagcaaaaaaagaaaaatattcatagcaaattaaccctttgcactcaaaCATCCCCTCTGAGAAAGCATCAGTActgattattaattatttctgcctcaagttttctattgaaatggaaattttctattacatctaatatatttataattatataaaaagaTATCAATGGAAACAATAAtagaaatattaatataatagaatataatatagaatggaacagaaatattaatatatttctaTTATATTCTTCTATTTATTCTATTCTTTCTATTTATTCTATATATTCTTCTTCTATTATTATATTCttctattttttaaaataaatattaatagaaTATTAGAATATTATTATAGAATATTATTGTAGAATATTATTATggaatattattatataattaatagaaACAATAATAGAAATATTAATATACTAGAATGTTGATATAACATAAtggattatatattatatataatattaatatatttctaTTTTCAATAACTataatagaaatatatatacctattttgtataacataaatatattaatatttctatTCTCTTCTATTCCATTCTATTACACATTATAttacataaatatatttttaaatcctTAAACAttaatatatttctattgcagaaTATTTCGATTACATCTAAGAGACGTTAGCGATCTTCGAGGAAAAATATCGCGCGAAACGAAGGGGCGAGAGAGGCTGAGGGCGGCGCAGCGAGGGTGTGTCTCTTTAATGAATCCAAAGTAGCTGCTGTTTCGTTTCGCCTTGGCGGCCACGTCGCTCGCGAAATGTCCTAATCTGCGAAATGTCCCAAAGTGCTGATGCGGAGGGCCGTATAAATTCTATGAGGCGTGAGCGAGCCCCTCACGAAAACCGTTGCCCGTCAGAGAGTAACGATCCGCTTCCGCTCGAGCGTGTGCGCGGCTGTAATTGCGGAGGAACGAACGACGGAATTGGGGAAAAATTGAAGGAAAGGGCGAAGGCCAAGGAATTTCGCCCTTTCAAAACGAGTTACGTTcacaaaagaacgaaaattagGGAATTGTGAATTAAAAAAAATCGAGAATTGAAAGAAAATGGAATAATTTAGCTCTTTAAACGATATAAAACCATTCAAATTGATGCTGAAACTCTGCACTCAAGGATTAAAAACGAACCTCTTCGTTTGACTCCAAAAATTACTACCAATTtgtattttaattatttgtGGCGATATAGAAATTCAATGGGCGCCATTTTAACTACTGGATCAATGCCACTGACTTGTCAGTAAGACACGAATTAATAAGAAAAAGGAAGCTTCATATTTATAGAACAAATGAGACAAGAAATAAATTCATTTTAACCCCCAAAAGGTTGATTTCATCTTTAACTTTCATGTCCTATTTaggtaattatttttaaacaTAGAAAATTCAAAATTCGACACAAACTTGTTTATTCATTAAGCTTTCTAATGACACAATCAGTTTTTTATTCCACTGTACAGAAGCAAAGAAATTTTGGAAATGGTGAACACTGCTGGTGAACTGTATATGCGTTAATAGCGTTCACAGAGTTAACTTTGACTTTATTTTTAACCCTGAAGACGAGTTCCCACGGAAAATTTGTAATGAACAATTTTATTGCCCTAAGTGTGGACCATCTTATCGCAGAAAAAAATTAGAGGGTTAGCTTTTTTTTGAAGCCCTACAGGAGTTAAAGTAGAGTCTTGTACCTGTCACTCTGGAGAATCAATACTCTAGATACTTTCTCACCCCTGTAGAGCTCCAGAAAAAAGTTAACCCTCTAATTTTTCTGCGATAAGATGGTCCATACTTAAGGCAACAAAATTGGTCATTACAAATTTTTTGTGGGAAGCCGCATTCAGggttaaaaattaaataaatgaaCCCTTTGTAACAGTTCATCTGCAGTTTTCATCATTTCATGCAAAGTTACTATGTTTCTATGTGGTGCAATAAAAAACTGATTATATCATCAGAAAATTTAgtaaataaagaagtttttgtgaaatttgCTAGACTCGACATCTAAAATTAATTACCTAAATAAAAAATCAAAGTTTTCGTAATTTGAAAATTTTGTTTTCTGACATAAATTCAAACTTTTATTACACCATCTGTTGTCCAGTTTCAAGATCAAATAGGGGCAATTAAAATAGCAAATTTAATGCTCTTTTCAATATTCTTTGTCATTTTTTTGTAGGACTAACGGTTTGGAAGATACAATTAATAATATGAGTGAAACAGCTGTTTCTCTGAAACCAAATAGAAACCCAATTTTCTCCGCCATTTTTGCAAAATTTGATCTAAGTTCGTATGAACTTTTTTCTCgcatttgaggtgtagtatcagctgtaaaaatttgacACGGTATAGATACTCAAATTGTCGTTAAATCTGTCGTAAACGAACATCAGTGAACGAGTATATTCTGAACAGTTTTCATTTGGAGATATTCAGGGGGTGGATAACTTTTGAGACGAGCAACGTTACGAGGGGGGGTTAAATTCGAGAGTACCGAGATTCGTCTCGTGTTTAAGACTCGAAATGGTTTGGTCTCTGTTCGTTAAAATCCCTCAACTTTAAATTAACTAGAACGGGAAAATGGGAGCGGATACTCACGCTTCCAGTAATTAAACAGAGACTATAAGCTCGAATTCCCTCCGTGTGAAACGGCGAGACGTGTCGCACTGAAATTTCCTCGCGAAATGCCtccatcttcctttttttttttttttacaatccaAGGAAGAATTGTTGTTTatttaaattcaaaattaaGCGGGTAAAAATCTTCTTATCTGTTATAAGAAATCTGTAGACTACTTTGGTACCCTCGAAATTACTTTCAATTATATTTCAAGCGATTTCAAACATGCAAAATATAATTGAAAGTAACTttatagatttctaaaaatttTCGAGAAAACAGTAATTAAGTTGGGTAGAAATTTTAATGTCAGCTGGATTAAAAATAGTTCAATTACTTTTGAAAGTAATttcaattataaattatttttaattcagCTGACATTAAAATTTCTAAACAACTTAAttgttattctcttcaaaattctGTGCTTTTGATTAATACATTTATTTgacgcaaaccaaaaattaaatATGAAGAACACTAAATGCAAAATGCGAGAGAATTAAAAAACGAACGAAAGAGCACAAAACGAGTGCAGTGAAGGTTTTGCATCGCTCGAAAAACCGAACGAGTATCGCGTTATCCGGAAACAGAGCTGGTATTTATAATACAGCATCGCGGTTTCATAAACCCCTCGAATTTAGCTGCACGCCGGGCCATTTGTTCGCGGGTTGCACTCTCGGCGATAAAGTCGGCAAATAATGAAATTCTTTCATTCTCGATTCTTATTCGCGTGGGCCACGCGCGTTTTATTGCGtctgcgaggaaatatcgcgaaCAGCAACGGTTCCCACGATGATCCTTAAAACCGCGCCTCCTGTTTTCAACGCTGCCCCGTCGATTTTCCAGTCGAGAGAACGCTCGTGGCTTGCCTCGTTTCTGGTTCAAAATTATCGACGCCTTTCCACGGTTTTCTTATTATTTTCTGTGCTTTCATTTATGGATTAGTGTAAGAACGATTGTAGATGGGTTGATTTTGAGTGAGAGCAATGTTGGGTTTGTTGTAAATTTGTGATGAAAtgaaggaacatttatttgtatccTCAAAGGAgtaaaaaaattttttcaaagaaTTGAAAATTCCTACTTTGAGGATGAATGGTGGAATTTTCAATTTGTAGTTGTAAAATTGCTGGAATTTTAAGGTGTGGTAGTAGAATTGGAAGAATATTGAATCAGAGCAGCAGAAGTGGAGGAATTTTGATTCATAGCAGAAGAAATGGGAGAATTTCAATTCAGAGCAGCAGTAATGGAAGAATTTCAATTTATAGCAACAAGAATGCTAGAATTTCAATTCAGAGCAGCAGAAATTCTACAATCTCAATTTATAGCAGCAGCAGTGCTGAAATTTCAATTTCTAGTAGCAGAAGAAGTGCAAGAATTTCAATTCAGAGCAGCAGAAATGGAAGAATTTCAATTCGTAGTGGCAGGAAAGCAAGAATTTTAATTCGTGGCAGCAGAAATACTAGAATTTCAAGATCATAGCAGCAGAAATGCAAGAATATCTATTCAAAGTAGCAGAAAAGTTAGAATTTCAATTCGTAGCAGAAGAAATGCAAGAATTTCTATTCAAAGTAGCAAAAGTACTAGAATTTCAATACAGTGCATCAGAAATGCCAGAATTTCAATTCAGAGCAACAGAGATGCAAACATTTTAATTTATAGCAGTAAAAATGCAAGAATTTCTATCCATAGTAGCAGAAATGCAAGAATTTCAATTCATGGTAGCAGAAATGGAAGAATTTCAATTGATAGCAGCGGAAATGGAAAGACTTCAATTCATAATAGTAGAAATGCAAAAATTTCAATTCATAGTATCAGAAATGCTAGAATTTTAATTCTTAGCAGCATAAATTCAAGGATCTCAACTTATAGTAGCAGAAGAAATGCAAGAATTTCAATTCATCGTAACACATATGCTAGAATTTCAATTCAGAGCTGCAGAAATACAGGAATTTCAATTTAGAGCAGCAGAAATTCAAGAATTTCAATTTATAGCAGCAGAAATGTTAGAATTTCTATCCATAGTAGCAGAAATGCTAGAATTTCGATTCATAGTACCGAAAATGCTAAAGTTTCAATTCATAATAGCAGAAGAAATGCAGGAATTTCAACTGATCGTAACACATATGCTAGAATTTCAATTGAGAGCAGCATAAATGCAAGAATTTCTATTCAAAGTAGCAGAAATGTAAGAATTTCgattcacacacacacacacacacacacacatatttatttatttatcaatAAATGTACTTCTCTCGCCAAAAATGAATCTCGAAATCCCCAATGACTCGATTTCTAATCAGAACGCGAAGTCGCGCGTAAGACGACTGATAAGAGCAGGAAAAACGCTGGGAACGAGGAAACGGATGGCAGAAATAATCAAACAGGAAACGTTCCTCGTCCTCAGAGCGATGAATCTTGGTTATTCCCGTAAGGATACGCGCTCGCTTATCACGGCTCGTTTCCCTGTTCTCGTCCCATACAATTATACGATCGTCCACACGGATTCTGAATCCAGGAAATGGACCAGGAAACGGCCGCCTCTAATCCTCGCGTCTCGCTGCGATTACTCCTTCGAGCCATTGACAAAACCACTTCATAGAAAGACGCATCCGTTCTGATCGCTTAAAATCAGCTGAGCGACTGCGGACGCGGTCAGTTGCCAATTCGCGAGTCTAGTTGTGTTGTTGTAGGATATTTTAATTGTCTTGCAGTCGTTTAAGAGTTTTTTAGATTCATTTCGCGCATTATGGGTTTATTTCGAGGATCACTCGCGATTTTTGTCGTTGCTGGTTTAATTGCGCTTATTGGAATTGGCGTTAATGCTGAGCTGAAATTAGTGAACGTGGTAAATACATACAGAAATTtatttgaaaataatttttctaAGTCGAACGCCACgctaatttttattttctaagtCTTCAAATTGTTAAATGGTAGTTTTGAAATATTTGGAATTTTTTGAACGTGGTAAATATATGcagaaatttatttaaaaataatttttctaaGTCGAACGCCAcgctaatttttattttttaagtcTTCAAATTGTGAAATGGCaattttgaaatatttttttcaatgtGGTAAATATATATAGAAACTTCTTTAAAAACaattttaacattttttaatacacattattttttatttttaatttcctCAATTATCATTTTCAATTTCTTCAAACAGTGAAATGGtagttttgaaatatttattttaatcatagcattttattttattccatgGCATTCAATGATTTAgcgattatttttattaattgaaAAATCGATGAGATTCAAGTAATAAAAATTGAACAGATATTCAGACATGGCGACAGAACACCAGACGACATTCCAGAAGAAAAGTACCCCAACGACCCCTACCTGGACAACGATTTCTACCCCTTTGGTCGAGGCCAACTGACAAACGTGAGTATCTCCACTGAAACCACTCAATTCTTTACGTAATACTCAACTACTCTAATTGAACGATAACAAATGAACAATTTCAGCAAGGCAAAATGCGAGAATACGTGCTTGGACGATTTCTACGAAAGAATTACGAAAAATTCTTAGGAAAAATGTACACGCATGAAACGATCACTGCTGTAAGTTCAGACTACGACAGGACGAAGATGTCGTTGCAGTTGGTGCTCGCTGGTCTCTTTCCGCCTCATTATCTGCAGAAGTGGAACCACAATCTCATGTGGCAGCCCATACCAGCTAATTATCTGAGACGATATGAGGATAACATGTTTCTTCCTGAGAATTGTCTTTTGTAAGTGTTAATTTGTGTAAATGAAGAAGGACATTTTTTTTTGTTACACATTCATAGTAGCAGAAATGCTAGAATTTCGATTTGGAGCAGTAGAAATGCTAGAATTTCAATTTAGAGTAGCAGAAACCGTAGAATTTGGATTGATGGTAACATAAATGCTAGAATTTCAATTCACAGTAGCAGAAGAAGTGCAGGAATTTCAATTCATAGCAGCAGAAATGCAAGAATTTCAACTCAGAGTAGCAGAAATGCAAGAATTTCAATTCATAGCAGCAGAAAATATCAAAATTTCAATTCAGAGTAATACAAAtgttaaaatttcaattcagAGCATCAGAAATGC
It encodes the following:
- the LOC143430490 gene encoding venom acid phosphatase Acph-1-like, whose product is MNLEIPNDSISNQNAKSRVRRLIRAGKTLGTRKRMAEIIKQETFLVLRAMNLGYSRKDTRSLITARFPVLVPYNYTIVHTDSESRKWTRKRPPLILASRCDYSFEPLTKPLHRKTHPFISRIMGLFRGSLAIFVVAGLIALIGIGVNAELKLVNVIFRHGDRTPDDIPEEKYPNDPYLDNDFYPFGRGQLTNQGKMREYVLGRFLRKNYEKFLGKMYTHETITAVSSDYDRTKMSLQLVLAGLFPPHYLQKWNHNLMWQPIPANYLRRYEDNMFLPENCLLYAVEYERVLQSPEGKKELAKYSDLMERLTKWTGKNVSTPWDLYYLYHTLMAEQSLGFTLPSWADDIFPYGELWNATVFSYNIASSTPLLKRLYGGPFLRIVTRNMLDVTTGVQRRKQKMHLFSGHESNVAAVLHALGAYYPHVPEYSSAVIVELHFIKNAYYVKILNYLGIPSEAKEIRIPGCGVYCLLDKYLELIEQVVPSNEDLICNKGLANELTDKKSIEQLEMLKLNLLSAGRNM